One segment of Setaria viridis chromosome 4, Setaria_viridis_v4.0, whole genome shotgun sequence DNA contains the following:
- the LOC117851669 gene encoding uncharacterized protein isoform X2: MGEEKEKVVMEILEDDEKRSSENSVPSAVLDLNEGFGEGSDGGEVGEDADDDDVEEEEDYEGGSTSEVAGAGSSNSSSNHNSGSNMDHDMNSGSKGEGSSERAPAVRQYNRSKLPRLRWTPDLHMAFVHAVERLGGQERATPKLVLQMMNVRGLSIAHVKSHLQMYRSKKLDHESGHERAAISSVFSPMGFHMRRGDQRFHDMFFQRAAGSAISSRLLHAGGFFGSRNAVSPEASRLFGLLQRRQPTMQTFDFKNYSSLRNQEWTFSQHAAAAARAGAINDHGPARGLIHDMIFRKDGKPTSHLFDVRDAIASNRTSSAAAAGGATDHGGRIGSSDWIGSSSRPLSRTTSAAAASTGFALGSLHLLSKGMRGAAAGSNGYHPNGDANTTSSDPVVTREALGSRLETHLVEPKNPSKVIGEMRTGTPAKRTKASMEENGGGSGMPDLQLSLSPNVGGDADKAKKRKILSIALSEQEEVDSDKMLPLSLSLSLRGGDSGGEGSGGDAGRLEAETGSSSKKAVLGLSTLDLTMSIKALE; encoded by the exons AtgggagaggagaaagagaaggTTGTGATGGAGATCCTGGAAGACGATGAGAAGAGATCTTCGGAGAACTCTGTACCATCTGCAGTTCTGGACCTCAACGAGGGCTTCGGCGAAGGGAGCGATGGAGGGGAAGTCGGCGAGGATGCTGACGACGAcgatgtggaggaggaggaggactatGAAGGCGGTAGCACAAGTGAAGTTGCAGGAGCGGGTtcaagcaacagcagcagcaaccacaaTTCCGGGAGCAACATGGATCATGACATGAATAGCGGCAGTAAGGGGGAAGGCAGCAGCGagagggcgccggcggtgagGCAGTACAACCGGTCCAAGCTTCCCCGGCTCCGGTGGACGCCAGACCTCCATATGGCGTTCGTCCACGCCGTGGAGAGGCTGGGCGGGCAAGAGA GAGCAACGCCAAAGCTGGTGCTTCAGATGATGAACGTGAGGGGGCTCAGCATTGCTCATGTAAAAAGTCACTTGCAG ATGTACAGAAGCAAGAAGCTCGACCATGAGTCCGGACACGAGAGAGCAGCCATCTCCTCGG TTTTCTCGCCCATGGGCTTCCACATGAGGAGAGGGGACCAGCGCTTCCATGACATGTTCTTCCAGCGAGCCGCCGGCTCGGCGATCTCCTCCCGGCTGCTCCACGCTGGCGGGTTCTTCGGGTCGAGGAATGCCGTCTCGCCGGAGGCCAGCAGGCTATTCGGGCTCCTCCAACGCCGGCAGCCCACCATGCAAACGTTTGACTTCAAGAACTACAGTAGCCTCAG GAACCAGGAGTGGACATTCAGCCAGcatgcggctgcggcggcgagggctGGCGCCATCAACGACCACGGCCCAGCGAGAGGGCTCATCCACGACATGATCTTCAGAAAGGACGGCAAGCCGACGTCGCATCTGTTCGACGTGCGGGATGCCATCGCCTCCAACCGGACTTCGTccgcggcggctgcgggcggcGCGACCGATCACGGCGGAAGAATCGGGAGCTCTGATTGGATCGGCAGCAGCTCCCGGCCCCTGTCTAGGACAACGTCGGCAGCCGCTGCCTCCACGGGCTTTGCGTTGGGCAGTCTCCATCTCCTGTCTAAGGGGATGAGAGGCGCCGCTGCTGGTAGCAACGGCTACCACCCCAACGGCGACGCCAACACGACGTCATCCGATCCCGTGGTGACGAGGGAAGCCCTAGGTTCCCGGCTCGAG ACGCACCTAGTAGAGCCCAAGAATCCGAGCAAAGTGATCGGCGAGATGCGCACGGGGACGCCAGCGAAGAGGACGAAGGCATCCATGGAGGAGAACGGTGGTGGTAGTGGGATGCCGGACTTGCAGCTAAGCTTGAGCCCCAACGTGGGAGGAGATGCCGACAAggccaagaagaggaagatcCTAAGCATAGCGTTAAGTGAGCAGGAGGAGGTGGATAGCGATAAGATGCTGCCACTCTCGCTCTCGCTGTCGCTCCGGGGCGGtgacagcggcggcgaggggagcggCGGGGATGCCGGGAGGTTAGAGGCAGAGACAGGTAGCAGCAGCAAGAAGGCCGTTCTGGGGCTGAGTACTTTGGATCTGACCATGTCGATCAAGGCATTGGAGTGA
- the LOC117851669 gene encoding uncharacterized protein isoform X1: MGEEKEKVVMEILEDDEKRSSENSVPSAVLDLNEGFGEGSDGGEVGEDADDDDVEEEEDYEGGSTSEVAGAGSSNSSSNHNSGSNMDHDMNSGSKGEGSSERAPAVRQYNRSKLPRLRWTPDLHMAFVHAVERLGGQERATPKLVLQMMNVRGLSIAHVKSHLQMYRSKKLDHESGHERAAISSVFSPMGFHMRRGDQRFHDMFFQRAAGSAISSRLLHAGGFFGSRNAVSPEASRLFGLLQRRQPTMQTFDFKNYSSLRNQEWTFSQHAAAAARAGAINDHGPARGLIHDMIFRKDGKPTSHLFDVRDAIASNRTSSAAAAGGATDHGGRIGSSDWIGSSSRPLSRTTSAAAASTGFALGSLHLLSKGMRGAAAGSNGYHPNGDANTTSSDPVVTREALGSRLELQTHLVEPKNPSKVIGEMRTGTPAKRTKASMEENGGGSGMPDLQLSLSPNVGGDADKAKKRKILSIALSEQEEVDSDKMLPLSLSLSLRGGDSGGEGSGGDAGRLEAETGSSSKKAVLGLSTLDLTMSIKALE, translated from the exons AtgggagaggagaaagagaaggTTGTGATGGAGATCCTGGAAGACGATGAGAAGAGATCTTCGGAGAACTCTGTACCATCTGCAGTTCTGGACCTCAACGAGGGCTTCGGCGAAGGGAGCGATGGAGGGGAAGTCGGCGAGGATGCTGACGACGAcgatgtggaggaggaggaggactatGAAGGCGGTAGCACAAGTGAAGTTGCAGGAGCGGGTtcaagcaacagcagcagcaaccacaaTTCCGGGAGCAACATGGATCATGACATGAATAGCGGCAGTAAGGGGGAAGGCAGCAGCGagagggcgccggcggtgagGCAGTACAACCGGTCCAAGCTTCCCCGGCTCCGGTGGACGCCAGACCTCCATATGGCGTTCGTCCACGCCGTGGAGAGGCTGGGCGGGCAAGAGA GAGCAACGCCAAAGCTGGTGCTTCAGATGATGAACGTGAGGGGGCTCAGCATTGCTCATGTAAAAAGTCACTTGCAG ATGTACAGAAGCAAGAAGCTCGACCATGAGTCCGGACACGAGAGAGCAGCCATCTCCTCGG TTTTCTCGCCCATGGGCTTCCACATGAGGAGAGGGGACCAGCGCTTCCATGACATGTTCTTCCAGCGAGCCGCCGGCTCGGCGATCTCCTCCCGGCTGCTCCACGCTGGCGGGTTCTTCGGGTCGAGGAATGCCGTCTCGCCGGAGGCCAGCAGGCTATTCGGGCTCCTCCAACGCCGGCAGCCCACCATGCAAACGTTTGACTTCAAGAACTACAGTAGCCTCAG GAACCAGGAGTGGACATTCAGCCAGcatgcggctgcggcggcgagggctGGCGCCATCAACGACCACGGCCCAGCGAGAGGGCTCATCCACGACATGATCTTCAGAAAGGACGGCAAGCCGACGTCGCATCTGTTCGACGTGCGGGATGCCATCGCCTCCAACCGGACTTCGTccgcggcggctgcgggcggcGCGACCGATCACGGCGGAAGAATCGGGAGCTCTGATTGGATCGGCAGCAGCTCCCGGCCCCTGTCTAGGACAACGTCGGCAGCCGCTGCCTCCACGGGCTTTGCGTTGGGCAGTCTCCATCTCCTGTCTAAGGGGATGAGAGGCGCCGCTGCTGGTAGCAACGGCTACCACCCCAACGGCGACGCCAACACGACGTCATCCGATCCCGTGGTGACGAGGGAAGCCCTAGGTTCCCGGCTCGAG TTGCAGACGCACCTAGTAGAGCCCAAGAATCCGAGCAAAGTGATCGGCGAGATGCGCACGGGGACGCCAGCGAAGAGGACGAAGGCATCCATGGAGGAGAACGGTGGTGGTAGTGGGATGCCGGACTTGCAGCTAAGCTTGAGCCCCAACGTGGGAGGAGATGCCGACAAggccaagaagaggaagatcCTAAGCATAGCGTTAAGTGAGCAGGAGGAGGTGGATAGCGATAAGATGCTGCCACTCTCGCTCTCGCTGTCGCTCCGGGGCGGtgacagcggcggcgaggggagcggCGGGGATGCCGGGAGGTTAGAGGCAGAGACAGGTAGCAGCAGCAAGAAGGCCGTTCTGGGGCTGAGTACTTTGGATCTGACCATGTCGATCAAGGCATTGGAGTGA